GTGCTTCATCTGCTCATGCAATTCCAACCTTTCCCTTACAGAAAATTTGAAACAGAAGCCATGCATTTAGGATATCTTTGAAATGTCTCCTTAATATGCAAcgtatttattttgtaaatccTAGAGTGACTTACAAGGAGCTTTCTTCTTACTTGCATCTTGTTGTAGTGGCTACGCTTGTTCTTTTCTTCAAGGACAAAATTCAAAGCTGGAGATGGACGACAAGCATTTGGAATTGAGCATCCTGAGCCTCTTCTGCACTTTGCTCTCTGTTCAGGAAACCATTCTGATCCAGCGGTACTTATTCCAATTCTTCTGTATGTGTGGTTTAATCGACGAAACATAGCAGATAATTTCATTTTGACTTGTCGAATTATATAGTAAACATGGTTTGTGCTGCAAGAATTAAATCCCTTATAGTACTGGTTCTAATGCCTTCATAGTTAATGTTGATTGTACTGTACAAGAGTTGACTACTTTATAAAGAGGTCTCAGCCTGTCCTTGGAATGTGTTCACGGATAAACATGTTCATGGATATGGATAAACAGATAAAGATCACGTAGCCATTTCTTACATGCTTAACTTCAACGAGTTGCTTATCTGTTTAAAACTATGGCAGGTACGTGTATATACACCCAAGAGAGTGGTTCAAGAACTAGAAGCTGCAAAGGAAGAATACATTCGGGCCACCTTTGGGGTACGTAAGGACCAGAAAATACTCTTACCTAAGCTTGTGGAGTCATTTTGTAAAGACTCGGGTTTATGCTCTGCTGGTACCCTGGAGATGATCCAAAAGTCTCTACCTGAATCTGTAAGAAAGAGTATTAAAAAATACGACCTTGCAAAATCTAAGAAGAGCATAGAATGGATTCCACACAACTTCACTTTTCGATACCTCATACCCAAGGAGCTGGTAAAATAATTGCTTGTTAGCCTTCCTTCTTATTATGGGAGACAATCTACATCAAGCTTTAAAAAACAGTCCAAAGCTGCAATTGTAGTCGAATTTCTCagcaatttttcaaaatatcgAGGATGACAATGGAACTGCAACTACGACTGCCACTGCAATTTTAAACCTTGATCTACATTGTTTGCTCTATTATGTATTCTTTTGTACAAAGTTGACAGGGTAGCAGCAACAGCAAAATCTAATACTCCAACGTGTTGCATTTTGTGTATGCATTGTGTAACCATTTCATAGTATTATCTGTAATTGATGTAGCTTATTCATAGAGTTGAGATCATGATCTTAGCAGTATAAATGATGTGTGTGTAATCAATTGTcatttggggtttcttttttttgatTTATACGCCCGTGATTCATTGCTCTAATACCTTTGCAAAATTTCTTACATGAAAAAGATCATTATTTTGACACCcaataaatttttacatataCATTAAATCTACTATTTTActcttgaaatatttttctttatagatACAAAAATGAACTTTTTTAACTGAGTTGTGACTGTGtcaaaagaaaacattgttCAAGTACAAAACCAGAGGTGTGCATTGAGATtgctatatatacaatattataaCAATCACGTGACGCTACTGGTCTGTCCAGTCATTAATGGACAATGGTTGCTTGTTGTCATGTGACGAGTTCTTCACCTAACTTTCAATCTCAACTGGATTTCCTTCGCCAGATGGTCCAGTTTATGGAAAAATACTagtttaaattcaaattaatcagTCATTATTTCTGTTTGTTAGATctgtaaaaaatgttataacGTCTATGTTGTTGAAATAATCCAAAACATAGCGGGCCAACTTGAAAGAATGGAGTTTTCACCAGAAAAAAAGAGCAGAAGAGGCCGAGAAAACTTACGGACCGAATCACAAGTGAACAGTGAAGAATTTGTTGAGACGCAAACAGACACAGAAAGATAACGTACATGGCGATTAGATATTTTGGATCGAAACAAAAAGTTCCGTGTTCAACGGGATGATCTACAGCGTCCCGTTTGCACGTGAGCCCCCACATAATTCATCCATGCCTTAAAGTTACTGACATGCATGCAGTTGACGAAAACCCCACAAGACACCACGTCAATGCCTTAATAACCTTCCACAAACATCATCGATCCCCAGATTTCACTCACTATCTGGCCCAccttatcaatattattataatgttttcaAGATCAAGATAGACTACTGTTTATACTTGAAcaaaatgattatataattttccATGGAAACAAGATCTGCTATGCTAAGGAAATCCAAATCAAGAACCACACCAATGTTAACCATCAAAATCCATGCAATGTGGCTTCATGGCATCTGATTCTActtgagaaaaaatataattacctTACACATAAATATATCAGTTTAAGAGGATTAATTAGCAGAACTTCACGACACAAACAAACATCACTAGCCTAGATATATGAAAGAAACTAAAACCCGAGAGATACTTAGAAGAGGAAGAATCAGTAAGGGCTTTCCCCAACGTAGTTCCCTGGGGGATTGTAGAAGCAAATGGTCAAGCTGGCATCCTCTTTCACGCACGTCGCTTGAGCGCATCCGAGCTCCACCGACTTCCTCCACACCACCTGCGTGTACACGCCACACTTGTGGTTGGGCACGCACGAGTTGTCGGTGTGGTTGTAGAACTGTCTCTGCTTCACCCACTCCTCCACCACCATGCGCGCCGTCACCGCCGTGCCGTGCGCCCATAGCTGGTTCGCCCCATACTTTCCGGCGGTTAGGTTGGCGAACTGGCACCCCATCTTGTCCCTCTGGTACCGCACCAGCTTGCTCGTCACGTTCGCCACCTGCTCGCTCCACCGCAGCGGCTCAACGCCCACCGCCGCCCTCGCCTCATTGTGCGCCTCCAAGAAATCTCTCGCCGCCGCGGGGAGCGGGGCAGCCACCGCCGGAGTGTCTCCCTCCGATATGCCGTGGAACGTGGCGAGAGCTGCCAGCAGAAACAGTGCACGATAAAGCATTTTGGTTTGTTGTGAAGTGTGGCCTACCCTCTTGCCTTTGTTGTGTTACTGTTTGTACATTGTAcactatatatacatatacatactaACAGCAATTATTCCTTGTCcttaaatctttttattacttgctcattttttatgattttttcactttctattttaatatttaattatttatcttatatCACACTTTTCACATAAGAAATGGTGTATAAAAGAGTGAAATAAGTTTACTCTTTTGTAAATATAGCTGGttgaaaatttaagataatgTTAAGCAACACAtaggtttttattatattatttttggagtgaaaataaaaatttatcaaatggTGCAATGCTAAAACAAATTGCACAAATGAATATGACAAAGTGccatttttatttcatgtgttttgttgtttaagtagtaaaaaaatttactgTATTTATATTAGAGATAAGATAAggaattaatgaataaaatattgttattgcAAATTATTAccatgaataaaattttatatttttctaacatGTCTTTTAACTGTatgcttttttaattattatattttttaactctcTAGGTGTTAAGTTCATATGTTTGccatttctttttcatcattatTTTAAGAGTATGTTCATTAGTGTTTCTTGgttaagaaattaataatttttttattgaaaaacatgtaaagatgtaaaatgttatttttttcatgatgtTAGATTTATGGTATCCCTTCAATACCTTTTGAATTTCATAGTAGTAGTTCAACCAAATAAACACAATATTAAATCAAAGTCAGCGCATAGGTGTGTGAGCTAACTCATCAAACGATGCCTGTCATGTCTGTGCGGAGCAGAGTAGCAGTTCTCaaccaacaaaattaaaaatattgctGCAGTAAAAAACCAAATAATAGACTTTCTTAGTTTCTATCCATTTCACCACAAAAACCTTCTgcatcctttttctttctctggatttttcaataaattctctctcttaataaaaaaaatttcaaagttattaataatttttctattaacatTGGAAATGTAATTCTTTTATAACATAACATGTGATGGTTTAAACAGTATACATTAACCAACTAATCCGTTTTAAAACATAATGTAATAAATGTGAATGTGTTCTTTATGAATATTAACTATTACGCAATACGAACAAGCATTACACGTGATGGAATATAACCACGTTTAATGTTTTAGACCTAAATTAATGCTTtcggaatatatatatatatatatatatatatatatatatatatatatatatatatatatatatatatataaagaaaaaatgtataggaagacactaaaataaaatatttagtttttatatttttttcatagcctaatttaattataattgctATCAGAATCATTACATCTTTATCATCATTTCTTGTTATTAATCCGATTAATGTTATTGTtgtagtaatttttatttttaccattttcaccatcttcatttgaaaattacATTACTATTGTTATTGATTTTATTGGGATCTAAAATGGTgacaaaattttaagaataacttgaaaacttttaataaatataattaaatatctaattGTTAAGAAGTGGAAGATTCACTTACAGAAGATTTTCTGACACTTAAGTTAGTAAGAGAATTTAGGATCTATGAATATGAGTATGAGATATTAAATGAGTATTTGTTACAAAATACTAGTTGTATTTGTAAAATTTACATAAGTCGTGAACCTATGTTAATGGTGGAAATAATACTTATCTCAAGCATATTAATAGAATAGTTAATAATTGCGTAATGATATCTcctcataaataataattataatatcaaattttcaaaattataatatatgaatatgacTCCCAATATATATAGGTTTGAAGTATTCTAGAATGAAAAGACTAAATAAGCCTTGTTAGGTAGTATCTTTTAATATGTCTATTTGGCTGAATCAAGtaagaacaatttttattatgattaaaacAACTTCCACTTTAATGCTGCAATTTCcatttctttagaattttttttcttcatttggatTGTTATGTGTAAATTTTGATTCGatagtttatattttcatataatatgtGCTAAGTCATTTGCCTCGCCATTATATTATCGAGATACGTATTCAAAATTGACATGATCAAAGTAATTTATCAATTGGTGACTAAATAATTAACTAAGTTAGAATTTAGACATTTGTACTTTAAAGTCACTTGTTTTATAACTAATTGATAATCCTTttgaattaaaacatttttggatgtaatttaattaatgtttcaaaccctaaaatcaatgTTTTGTATTCTCCTTTACTATTCGAACAATTAGGTCAAATTTCACATAATACATTAGTAggaatataatttagaaaaattactAATATCCTTATATCAATCATATTCAACATATAATGTTTGTTCAATACAATAATAATCACACATAAAATTAGCCACGACTTGACCTTTAACTGTCTTTAAACTCTCAAAACGAAATGAAAGTTCGGTCAAAACTAACACCCATTCACCAATTCCATTATGCATAATAATaggttttgataaaaaaaaaatcaaaattcaatacACTATTCTTGGAACATACAATCACTTCATGTGCCTTAATGTTTCAACTTATAATAAGAATAGTGCAAACATAAACACAGCTTCTCGATATCACTATATCGAATTTTAGTATCTATCAacaatttacttaaaaaataaacatcgCATTCAATTCCATTTGATTCTTGTTGTGTCAgcatcactagtgcaaaaacagcgTATAACATCACACGTTCAATCACTTAATAaccaatgttaaaaatgaccagtgacatttttgtaaataaatgtaactattaaatgtcatttaaaattgtaattcgacgtaaaaatatataaaacatcgaATACCGCAACGTTAGAcgtcaaaaggttagtgaattcaataaaatttgaacaaaagattgaaaattcattcactttatcttagcgcgcgagaccttcttctctgctcaaacttttatcgaacgaagtttgacgaccatcaacgtgtaatctttctttcatttgatacaaatgcatgttaattaactactttaggtatgattttgtttattttcaccgattattttcgtgttcttgtccttcataggcacattctgctttctctctcattggtggcaacactttataccgatgaacccaccttttgaaggttagtttttgttttgaataatttatttgttgaacttgtttgttgttttttttttttttgaacttgtttattgttgttgtttggttgaacttatttgttgttgttgttgttgttgtttgattgaacttgtttgttttttgttattgttctttgttgTTGATTCTATATTACTGTTCATAattcatgttttataaaataccaaaaactgaaatttattatttttcaagtctcGTAGGGTTGTAAAAAagaatcacaattaattaaaaaaaaataagaaaaaattgattaatgttgtatattgacaaaattcgacgttaaaataacatcgtatattgacaaaattcgatgtTAAACTaacgtcgaatttaaaaaattcgacgttTCTCGATATAACGTCTTTCTCGAATTCAACGTGAAAGGCCAAAAATATTCGATGTTGTATACTATTTTTGTACAAATGCATGCTGACTATACATATTCTTGTGAAGTTGGTACATAAAGCCTCAAAGGATTTTCTCAAGCACTAGTATAATACTAATGCTGTGTTCACTTTCGCTGATTCTACTGTTCACGATAACTCGCGAGCGATGAATTGCGCGTAATAACGTGTTCACTTGAATTGAATTGCGAGGATTGAATTGAAGTGAAAAGCGAGATTGGTGCACTATTTAGTCACCCGCATATATGAAGAGATTTGAGGGATGAAACTGGCTTTGTCTAAAATGCCcctgttgttaaaaataattccCACCTGAGAATTTacgtaaataaaatattggaagACCTGCACTGCATATCTAAAACACACAATGTTCACATCATTGTGAGGAGCTACGACCTTTGTGATAAAGCAGATATTCCTGTGATGTTTGCAGAATTAGTGGTAGATGAAGAAGTTAGGTTGCtggaagatgaagaaaggaGGTGTGATGAAGAGAAGCAGTGTTTGAgctggagaagaagatgaacagCCAAGCGTATTCGGTTACAACAGTGGTTGTATCCGGTTACAACGCCATGAAGAAGAACAAGGCAACTGTGTATTCGGTTACACTGAAGATGTATCCGATTTCAGGCGTAGGAGAATACTTGATGTATTCGGTTCCAGTTTTGGTGATTATTTGATACGCGTATGTGTAGGTGTGAGAGCACAGGTTGCTACTCTGAAGGAAAGGGGAACCAGAGCAACTCAGAAAGTGGAAGCGCCAGTTGCAGTGGTGACCAGAGCTTCTAGAGGCATTTTAtgattagtttttaaaaattaattttaatttccttgtacaaaacacaaaatataagCGCTATGACATGTAttcatatctttaaaaaaatataaaataattccaattgctttaagtattataaaataaatttttaaaatatatttcaaagtgTCTTTCCTATTGATTGAGTATATATCGCAtactagaaaataaaattgaataaaaataaactaaagttaacaaacataaacttaaaataaaaaaattaaattcaggAATATTAGCGATTATATATcttatataagaataaaaaaaatatatatttaagagtaattttgaaaatagttgTTTAAGAATtctatacttttataataatataatttaaaaacataaagaaaaatgaatataaaggttaaaaagttatttagatatttataaattgagaggttatgagattatttttaggtaaaaatattgtatgattacttttaaaaattaattttaattattatttttaatttttactctttattaacatttttataattaaatataacactaaataatatcattttatattattttaatactcaggggcattttggtaatcttcaatttctacaaattaaataaattttttaaaactatcacatcaatcaaatcttacactaattctcacaaactttaccttcaaatctactctcaattaccttcaaatccactcaagtaaacacaaaaaaaatcaccctcaaatccactcaatcactctctcccaaatcatctcccccaatcACCCCAAGTGAACACGCCTAAGCGATTAATCAATGCttgttttacttctttttttttaagatctcctatgttcttttttcaatttaaactcTTACTCTTTCTTTAACTTAATAATGGAGAAAACACATTGACACATTATCAAAGAAGATGTTATGTCGATAATACAAATTCTAA
This genomic stretch from Vigna radiata var. radiata cultivar VC1973A chromosome 7, Vradiata_ver6, whole genome shotgun sequence harbors:
- the LOC106768115 gene encoding STS14 protein; its protein translation is MLYRALFLLAALATFHGISEGDTPAVAAPLPAAARDFLEAHNEARAAVGVEPLRWSEQVANVTSKLVRYQRDKMGCQFANLTAGKYGANQLWAHGTAVTARMVVEEWVKQRQFYNHTDNSCVPNHKCGVYTQVVWRKSVELGCAQATCVKEDASLTICFYNPPGNYVGESPY